The genomic window CGGTCATATTGCCGGTATTGTTTCCAGCCTCGTTGGAGCTTATCTGGTTGAGCTCAACCAACAAATTGGCAAGAGTTACTAGCGTCGCGGCTAGTGACGTTTTACTTCCAAATAGTAAATTATGTTTTTTCTCATGAGATTCTATTTTTTCGCTATTTTCACCTTTGAGATATTCAATAGCTTGTTCAATAACATTTAATAGTTTGAGTGTTATCTTTTTAATGTAATCAATGTCATTAATATCTACAGATTTTACGCTATTTTCTTTTTTGGTATTTCTCTTTGCCATAATGATGACATTAGTGATTAAGGGAAAACACCGGAAGGGGAATATTTTGTATTAGCTTCCGAGATTTTTGTTAGAGAACTGTAGAATTGGAAAAATGAGGAATTAATTAATTTTTGTCTCATGATTGGATTTACGATTTACAATCCATAATATTCCAGCTGGCACACTAATTATTATCGCCATAAGACCAAGCTGTATAGAAAGAGCCAAAGCTGCTTCTTTTGGTACACCAATGAGAGATAGTGTAAATATCATCGCTACTTCCCTAAGTCCCCACCCACCTATGGAAATAGGGATTATCGCAATCAACAATACCCAAGGGATTAAAGTAAAGCAGGCGATAAGAGATATAGGTGTGCCAAAGCTTTCAGCTAGTAGATACGCGGAAAGACAAAATGTTATATGCGCTGATACAGCGTATAATATAGAACATATTGTCGTCTTTGGTTTTTTCATTACTAGGCGCAGGCTTTGCAAAATATGCTCAAGCCAATGCATTGATTTTATCAGAGGTATTTTTTTTACCACTTTTTCTAAATTAAACAAGCTCCATAATCCAATAATAATAAACAATAGAAAAATAGGAACTGGAATCCATGCGTTGATTTTTAGATAACTAGCAAAAATAGGCACAGTTAAAAATACCATAAGTACCAGAGCGAATAATGTTAGTAAGCGGTCAATCACTACCGAGCTGATAGCTGTTGTAAGTGGTATTCCATCAGATTTTACCAGCCATACCCTTACAACATCACCACCAACAGTGCCGGGTAAGCAACAGTTAAAAAATATACTTATATAATATGTTTTTAGTGATTTCAAAAAAGATAATGTATTTTTGCTGCTTTCAGATAGTGAGATTAGAAGTAATCGCCAGCGTAGAGCACCCAGAAATATCTGCATTGACAGTAAGAAAGCGACTTCCATAAGCACGTAGCGATCCTGTGCTTTTAACATTGTTCTTAACTCTTCCATATCAACAGTTTTGACCACAAACCAGAAGGCAAGCAGCATAAAGGCTATTTTAGCTAGCAATGACAGTTGTTTAGAATATTTGGCAAGAGACATAGGCATGGTTTATAGTCTGAGCTGGTACTATAATCAAACATGAATTCGTGTTTATTAAGTGTTTAGAGCTTAGGTGTTAGGGAACAAGAGGCACAGCCAGCAGGCTGTATGAGCCTTCAGCTATGCCTCATGGGATTTCCAGTAGGAAATACCGGAGGCGAATATAGAATATAAAAGAGGAATTAGAGGTTAGGCATTAAGGAACAAGAAGCATGACCAGAAGGTCATGCCAGCCCTGAGCTATGTCCCATGTGAAAATCAGTAGATTTTCACGGAGGCGAAATATAAATAATTTCCAACATACTGAGTTAGCCATAAGCCGTATCAAAAATTTCTTGCTTTTCCTGTATTTTTGCCCGATAATCGCTGGGTTTTTTTAATTGAACCAAAGGGTATTTGGCGCAACCCTTTGTATTTTTTGTTTTTTTATTAACAATGAAACGTGCGCCAACGTTTCGCGAATATTATGATGTATTATAACTGACGGTATCAGCTTAGGCTTTTGCCGCTTTTATAGTCAAAAATGGAAAGAATTAGCTGTTATGTCACAAGCCGCGAAAGCATATGAAAATGTAGAAATAGAAGATTTTGGTAAATTATTTGAAGAGTCACAAAACGAGGATGGTAAGAGCGAAGGCTCGGTAGTTAAAGGTACCGTAATAGGAATAGAAAAAGACCTAGCTATCATTGATGTTGGAATGAAATCAGAGGGTCGTGTGCCTCTTCGTGAATTCTCTGTTGGTGGCAACTCAGCGGAAATAGCGGTTGGTGATGAGGTAGATGTTTATCTGGAGAGAATAGAAAATAAAAATGGTGAGACTGTTCTTTCACGAGAGAAAGCTCTGCGTGAGGAAGCATGGGTCAAACTAGAAAAATGTTGCGCTAATTCTGAAAGAGTTGAGGGAACTATTTTTGGCAGAGTTAAAGGTGGTTTCACTGTTGATATTCAAGGAGCGATCGCGTTCTTACCAGGTAGTCAGGTTGATATTCGCCCGATTAGAGACATTACCCCACTTATGAATATATCGCAGCCTTTCCAAATCCTTAAAATGGATCGCAAACGTGGTAATATAGTAGTTTCAAGACGTGCCATACTTGAGGAATCACGTGTTGAGGCTCGCAATGATCTTCTAGAGAAAATAGAAGAAGGGCAGGTTCTTGACGGTATCGTTAAAAATATAACTGATTACGGAGCGTTCATTGATATGGGCGGAATAGATGGTCTTCTGCACGTCACCGATATATCATGGAAACGCATCAGCCATCCAACTGAAATACTATCTATTGGTCAAAATGTGAAAGTTATGGTTACTAAGTTTGACCAGAATACGAAGCGTGTATCGCTTGGTATGAAACAATTAGAAACTAATCCATGGCAAGATGCAGCTGAGAAATATACCGTTGGTACCAAGCTTACCGGTAAAATTACCAATATAACTGATTATGGTGCCTTTGTTGAGCTAGAGCCTGGTATAGAAGGTTTGGTTCACGTGTCTGAAATTTCATGGATTAAGAAAAACATCCACCCGTCTAAGCTAGTTTCCGTAAGTCAGGAAGTAGAAGTTGTGGTATTGGTGATAGATGTTTCTAAACACCGCATAAGTCTTGGTATGAAGCAATGTGAGGAAAATCCATGGGCTGTTTATGCCGAGAAAGTAAAGGTTGATGATGTTATAGAGGGTGAAATTCGTAACATAACCGATTTCGGTCTGTTTATAGCTTTGGAAGGCGATATTGACGGTCTTATACACCACTCTGACCTCAGCTGGACAGAATCAGGCGACGCTGTTATCAAAAATTATAAAAAAGGTGACGTTATAAAAGCTAAGATTCTTACTATAGATGTTGAAAAAGAACGTATTAGTCTTGGTGTTAAACAGCTTAGCGAAGCGCCTGAGAATATGACTAACTCTTCATCTGGCAAGATAAATAAGGGTGACATAGTTACTTGTACCGTAAGTGAGGTTAGTGATGATGGTATAACGGTCACACTAGGTGATGATAACACTATAGCGTCTTTCATTAAAAGATCAGATATAGCCCGCGAACGTCAAGATCAACGTCCAGAACGTTTCGCTGTTGGCGATAGGGTTGACGCTAAAGTTACTTCTGTTAGTGGTGGGAAAGTTAACATTTCTATCAAGGCTCTTGAGGTTGATGAGCATAAAAAGGCTATCAGTGAGTATGGTTCTGAAAATAGTGGAGCGTCGCTTGGTGATATATTAGGAGCCGCTCTTAACGCCGCTAATGAGGAGAAAAAAGATAGCGATTAGTAGCCAGTTACTCACTTAATTGTTATTTGATTTTATATAGTAGACCACTATAATTTATCCATAATTTATATTTTACTTGTATATGGTCAGCATTGATTTTATGCTGACCATATTGTTTTATAATTTGTAATTAATTTTTATATTTTCTGGAGATTAGTCATGAGTATTAAGGCGGATTCACTGATAGATCGTCTTTATCTTAAAAAGCAGGTAAATAAGTGGAAAGCTCTGGCTATTTTATTCGCGATAGTTACCGCTTTAGTAGCCGCGCGTAATGTTATAGTGCCTGATTCTAATAAAAAAGGTGGTGATTATATCGCTCGTCTTACTATTTCTGGTTTTGTTGGCGA from Rickettsiales bacterium includes these protein-coding regions:
- a CDS encoding lysylphosphatidylglycerol synthase transmembrane domain-containing protein gives rise to the protein MSLAKYSKQLSLLAKIAFMLLAFWFVVKTVDMEELRTMLKAQDRYVLMEVAFLLSMQIFLGALRWRLLLISLSESSKNTLSFLKSLKTYYISIFFNCCLPGTVGGDVVRVWLVKSDGIPLTTAISSVVIDRLLTLFALVLMVFLTVPIFASYLKINAWIPVPIFLLFIIIGLWSLFNLEKVVKKIPLIKSMHWLEHILQSLRLVMKKPKTTICSILYAVSAHITFCLSAYLLAESFGTPISLIACFTLIPWVLLIAIIPISIGGWGLREVAMIFTLSLIGVPKEAALALSIQLGLMAIIISVPAGILWIVNRKSNHETKIN
- the rpsA gene encoding 30S ribosomal protein S1, with the protein product MSQAAKAYENVEIEDFGKLFEESQNEDGKSEGSVVKGTVIGIEKDLAIIDVGMKSEGRVPLREFSVGGNSAEIAVGDEVDVYLERIENKNGETVLSREKALREEAWVKLEKCCANSERVEGTIFGRVKGGFTVDIQGAIAFLPGSQVDIRPIRDITPLMNISQPFQILKMDRKRGNIVVSRRAILEESRVEARNDLLEKIEEGQVLDGIVKNITDYGAFIDMGGIDGLLHVTDISWKRISHPTEILSIGQNVKVMVTKFDQNTKRVSLGMKQLETNPWQDAAEKYTVGTKLTGKITNITDYGAFVELEPGIEGLVHVSEISWIKKNIHPSKLVSVSQEVEVVVLVIDVSKHRISLGMKQCEENPWAVYAEKVKVDDVIEGEIRNITDFGLFIALEGDIDGLIHHSDLSWTESGDAVIKNYKKGDVIKAKILTIDVEKERISLGVKQLSEAPENMTNSSSGKINKGDIVTCTVSEVSDDGITVTLGDDNTIASFIKRSDIARERQDQRPERFAVGDRVDAKVTSVSGGKVNISIKALEVDEHKKAISEYGSENSGASLGDILGAALNAANEEKKDSD